From Juglans regia cultivar Chandler chromosome 8, Walnut 2.0, whole genome shotgun sequence, the proteins below share one genomic window:
- the LOC118349212 gene encoding PR5-like receptor kinase: MQILHFDIKPHNILLDESLKPKVSDFGLPKLYPVEDSIVHLTRARGTFGYMAPEMLYKNIGGVSYKVDVYSFGMLLMEMVSRRKNLNASTEHLSQIYFPTWIYDQFHDGKNIEIQDATEDERKIYKKMMIVALWCIQLKPSDRPSMNKVVKMLEGDVECLQVPLKPLQPSLKIEIKGDRDNSNQASSSIQPDE; this comes from the coding sequence atgcaaattttacattttgacATTAAGCCTCACAACATTCTTCTTGATGAGAGTTTGAAAcccaaagtttcagattttggctTACCGAAATTGTACCCGGTGGAAGATAGTATTGTTCATTTGACTCGTGCAAGAGGAACGTTTGGATACATGGCTCCTGAAatgctttacaaaaatattggagGCGTTTCATACAAAGTTGATGTTTATAGCTTTGGAATGCTGTTGATGGAAATGGTGAGCAGAAGAAAGAACTTGAATGCATCTACAGAACATTTAAGCCAAATTTACTTCCCCACTTGGATATATGATCAATTCCATGATGGAAAGAATATAGAAATACAAGATGCTActgaagatgaaagaaaaatctataagaagatgatgatagtcGCATTATGGTGCATACAATTGAAGCCTAGCGATCGTCCATCAATGAACAAAGTCGTCAAAATGCTTGAAGGAGATGTTGAATGCTTACAAGTTCCTCTCAAGCCtctccaaccatcactaaagaTAGAGATAAAGGGTGATAGAGATAATTCAAATCAAGCTTCATCGTCAATTCAACCAGATGaataa